The window GTCCTCGGCCATCGGGAAGAGATCGTAGAAATCTCCACCGACGTCGTCGCGGGAGGCGTTGTGGTAGTGGGCCGCCGCGGTCAACCCGCGCGGCGGCGACAACGTCGGCGGGATGAGGGACCGCTGCAGGGTCGCGGCGAGCACCTGCGCACGCTCCCGTTCACGGTCGGCGCGGCGCCGGGTCTCGAGGAGTTCGCGTTCATACGAACGGCGTTCGCTGGCATCCTGGATCGCGATCCGCAGCGCCACCACCGCCCCCGCGGCATCGCGCTCGACGTTCGCGGTGACGAATCCCGCCAGCCTCGTTCCGTCCGCGGTCAGCAGATCGGCCGCGACGCCGTCGAGCGAGCCGTTCATGTGGAGCATCGACACGAAGTGGGTCTCGTAGTGGATCCTGCTGCCGGCGGCGAGCAGATCGGGGAACTGCCGGCCGGTGAGGTGCTCGGACCGGTATCCGACCCATCGGCTGAACGTCTCGTTGGCGCGGATGATCCGACCGTCGGGTGAGGTCAGCAACAGCCCGCAGGGCGCACTGTCGAAGAATTCGTCGAGCCCCCCGATCGGACGCGGATCGTCTGTCACAACCGCAGGGCGAAGTCGGCGATCGCGGCCGCGGTGTCCTCCGGGGCGCTCAGATGCGGGCAGTGCCCGCTGGCGTCGAGGGTGACCAGCGTGCTCCCTGCGATCTGCTCGTGGCAGTAGGCGCCCACCTCCCGCGGTGCGAGTGTGTCCCTGGCGCACTCGACCACCACCGTCGGCACCGTGACCCGCGCGAGATCGGCCCGGTTGTCGGACAGGAATGTGGCCCTCGCGAACGCCAGCGCCCGTTGCGGGTCGGTGCGGCAGAACGCGTCGGCCAGTTCGCCTTCGAGGTCGGGACGCTCCGGGGTTCCCATGATCACCGGCGCCATCGCACGGGACCATCCCAGATAGTTGCTCTCGATGGAGTCGAGCAACTCGTCGATGTCCAAGCGGGTGAAGCCGCCGCGGTAATCGCCATCGTCGAGATAGCGCGGGGACGGGGTCAGCAGAACGAGCCCCGCGAACGCGCCCGGGTTCTTCGCGGTGGCGAGCACACCCATCATCGCCGCGACCGAATGGCCGACGTACACGACCTCCCGCAGCCGCATGCCGTCGACGATCTCGAGGATGTCATCGGCGTACTGCTGCAGGTCGGCGTACCGCTTCGCGGTCCACGCTCCGGCATCGGAGGAACCCGACCCGACGTGATCGAACAACACGATGCGGAATCTGTCGGAGAGCAGCGGAACGACGAGTCGCCACAGGTTCTGGTCGCAGCCGAAGCCGTGCGCGAGCATGAGGGGGCGTCCGTCCGGCCGCCCGACGACGCGGACGCTGTTCCTGATGCGGACGTCCATGTAGCGATGATCGCATCTTCGCCGCGTTACTCGTCGTCGAGCACCGAGAAGGGCTCGGTCGGAACCTCCACCACGGCGAGCTGCGCGGCCGACTCCGACGGTACGACGTTGCGCGCCAACGCCTGCAGCGCACGTTCGGTACCGACGTCCTGGCCGGCGCGCTCGGACAACAGCCACCGCACCTCCAGCAGATCGCAGTAGGCCTGGATCGGGGTCCCCGCGCCGCCGACCGCTCGGTGCGCACGGTGCATGGTGGGTGTGGCCACCTCCATCACCCACAACTGCGCGGCGGTCCGCTCATCGACGTCGTGGCCGGCTTCCCGGCACAGCTGCCCCTGATAGGCGTGCAGATCCCCGAGCAGGATCCGTGCCTGCCCCTCGCCGACGTCGAGCCCGGTGAGCCGCCGCAGCTGGGTCGCATGGAAGTTGCGGTCGCCCACCGCGACGTGTAACCGCAGATCCTCGGCGCCGGAACTCACCGGCTGCAGCGACACCTCGTCGACGGCGAAGCCGAGTTCGTTGAGCTTGCGGATCGTGCTCTCGACCCGGTAGCGATCGGCGAAACCGAACGTCGGCTTCGCATCCAGCAGGTTCCACAACTGTTCGTAGCGATCTCTGATACCGACCGCTTCGGCGATGAAACCCGGCTGCAGATCCGGTCTTTCGAGCTTGGCGGCCATGTCCAGCAGCCCGGCCCCGACGTTCTCCACCGTGATGTCGATGTCGTGTGCGCGCTGCCCGTCGGACAGTCCCGGATGCACCTCGCTGGTCTCGGCGTCGACGAGGAACGCCTGCAGCACCTGCCCGTCGCGCGAGAACAAGGTGTTGGCCAGCGAGCAGTCGCCCCAGAAGACACCGTGACGGTGCAGCTCGACGAGCAGCGTGGCCATCGCATCGAACAGCCGGGCCCGGTGTTTGGGCGCATCGGGCGGCAGTCGCATGAAGAGCCGCCGGTACTGCCACGAACCGACCAGATACCGCGTCAGCAGGATCGCGGTGTCGAAATCCGGCTGGAAGACCACACCCGCCGCACGTACGGAGTTGATCCCCATCTCTTCGAGCCGGCTCAGCACGCCGTACTCGCGGCCGGCGATCCGGGGCGGCAACTCCTTGAGCGCCCACAGTTCGCCGTCGGATTCGACGAACCTGACCAGGTGCCTGCTCGGCCCCACCGCGATGTCGCGCAACGCGACATCGGGTGCGGCCCAGTCGGCGAGCGGCCGGTCCCACGGCAGCGCGATCAGCCCCGGGCGCGGGGCCCGTAGCCGCAATTCGGGAGCGGCCATCGGTGAGAGCGGCGGTCGGCTCAGCCCGCGGTCGCCGCGTGCCGGCCCCGGGATTCGGGTGGATTCTGCTCGCGCGGGCGCTCGTGGGAGACCCGGGTCAGGTTGTCACCCGAGTGCGGGTCGAACAGGTGCAGCCGCTCCGAGTCCAGCCACAGGGTGGCCTTGTCTCCGGAACGCACCCGGCTCAGCGGGTCGAGCTCCACACAGATCTGCGTGCGGAGCTGCTCACTGTCGAGTTCATTTGCCAGCTCGGCCAACTGGCCCGAGATCTCCGTCGTCGCCTCGAACGGCACGAAGGCGTACTGCTCGTTGCCCAGCCATTCGGTGACATCGATCTCGACGTCGAAAGTGACCCCACGCGAAGCCTTGTCCCGGTCGACGAACTCGGCGTCCTCGAAGGCACCCGGCCGGATCCCGGCGATATAGACCTTCCCTTCCTCCACCGAGCCGCGCCACTCGTCACGCAGCGGGACGGTCGCGAACGGCAACTCGATCTCGTTGCCCGTCACCCGCGCCGGGACGAAGTTCATCGGCGGCGAGCCGATGAAGCCGGCGACGAACAGGTTGACGGGCTGGTCGTAGAGTTCGCGCGGGCTGGCGACCTGCTGCAGCACACCCTTTTTGAGCACCGCGACGCGATCGCCCAGCGTCATCGCCTCGGTCTGGTCGTGCGTCACGTACACGGTCGTGACACCCAGTTTGCGTTGCAGGCGCAGGATCTCGGTGCGCATCTGGCCGCGCAGCTTGGCATCGAGGTTGCTCAGCGGTTCGTCGAACAGGAACGCGTCGGCCTCGCGCACGATCGCGCGACCCATCGCGACCCGCTGACGCTGACCGCCCGACAGGTTGGCCGGCTTGCGGTCGAGATGCTCGCCGAGCTCGAGCGTCGTGGCCGCGTCGTTGACCCGCTGCCGGATCTCGTCGTCGGACAGCTTGCCCGCCAACCGAAGTGGGAACGCGATGTTCTCGAACACCGTCAGGTGCGGGTAGAGCGCGTAGTTCTGGAACACCATGGCCAGGTTGCGGTCGCGCGGAGCCATGTCGTTGACCCGCTTGTCGCCGATCATCATGTCCCCGGACGTGATGTCCTCGAGCCCCACGATCATCCGCAGCAGGGTCGACTTGCCGCAGCCCGACGGACCGACGAGGATCACGAACTCACCGTCGGCGATGTCGAGGCTCACATCGTTGACGGCCGGATAGCCGTCACCGTATTTCTTGACGATATTGCGCATCGTGATTGCTGCCATGGGGCTATCCCTTCACTGCTCCGGAAGTAAGACCGGCGACGATGCGCCGTTGGAAGACGAGAACCAGGATGACGACGGGGATCGTCACGATCACCGAGGCCGCCATGATGTAGGGGACGGGGGATTCGAAGTACGACGCGCCCTGGAAGAACGCCAGCGCGGCGGGCACCGTGCGTGCGCTGTCCGTGGACGTCAGCGAGATCGCGAACAGGAAGTCGTTCCAGCAGAAGAAGAACGTCAGGATCGCGGTCGTGAACACGCCCGGCGCGGCCAACGGCACGATCACCTTGCGGAACGCCTGCCACTGGGTGGCGCCGTCGACCTGTGCGGCATGCTCCATCTCCCACGGGATCTGCCGGAAGAAGGCCGACATCGTCCAGATCGACAGGGGCAGTGCGAAGGTCAGGTACGGGATGATCAGACCCAGCCAGGTGTCGTAGATGCCCAGCCCGCGCCACATGTCGAACAGCGGACCGACGAGTGCGGCCTGCGGGAACATGGCGATGCCCAGCGCCAGCGACAGCAGCACCTTCTTGCCCGGGAACTCCAGACGCGCAATGGCATACGCGGCGAACATCGCGATGATCACCGAGATGACGGTGGCGACCAGCGCGATGCCGATCGAGTTGATCAGCGCCCTGGTGAACAGCGGATTGCTGAAGATCTGGGCGAAGTTGTCGAACGTGACGGTGCTCGGCAGGAACGACGGTTCGCCCGACACGATGTCCGACGGCGGCTTGAACGCCAGGCTGATCATCCACAGCATCGGCACGAAGCTGTAGATCACGATCACGATGCCCGCGATCGTCCACCACTTGGTGTTCTTGGTCACTGGTCACCCCTGACTTGCGAGAGGTCGGTCTTGAAGACCTTGATGAATATCCACGCGATCGCGACGACCGACAGGAACAGCAGTACCGAGACCGCCGATCCCATACCGAGATTGACCAGTGTCACGTTCTGCCGGTAGGCCAGGAACGAGATGGTCTCGGTGTTGTTGGCGCCGGCCGTCATCACGTACGGATTGTCGAAGATGCGCCACGCGTCCAGCGTGCGGAACAGCAGAGCGACCATGATCGCCGCCTTCATGTTCGGCAGCGTGATCTTCCACAACCGCTGCCACGCCGTGGCGCCGTCGACCTTCGCGGCCTCCTGCATGTCCTCGGGGACCTGGACCAGGCCTGCGAGCAGCAGCAGCGAGATGAAGGGGGTGGTCTTCCAGATCTCGGACAGGCAGATCACGAAGAT is drawn from Mycolicibacterium gilvum and contains these coding sequences:
- a CDS encoding PP2C family protein-serine/threonine phosphatase translates to MTDDPRPIGGLDEFFDSAPCGLLLTSPDGRIIRANETFSRWVGYRSEHLTGRQFPDLLAAGSRIHYETHFVSMLHMNGSLDGVAADLLTADGTRLAGFVTANVERDAAGAVVALRIAIQDASERRSYERELLETRRRADRERERAQVLAATLQRSLIPPTLSPPRGLTAAAHYHNASRDDVGGDFYDLFPMAEDRWGMFLGDVSGKGAGAAAVTSLTRYTLRAAAVNDRDPVAVLHTLDAVLSHEFHGDDPRFCTVIFGVITAAPDGFDVQLATGGHPPALLLPVDGPARYVATPGGQAVGLIRNPRFVSTSVHLGPGDTLVMYTDGLTEAKTGRTRRFDDDDALLEFAGRHTPTDAGAFVEAVRVLLASFGDGLEDDAAVIALSVPR
- a CDS encoding alpha/beta fold hydrolase, whose protein sequence is MDVRIRNSVRVVGRPDGRPLMLAHGFGCDQNLWRLVVPLLSDRFRIVLFDHVGSGSSDAGAWTAKRYADLQQYADDILEIVDGMRLREVVYVGHSVAAMMGVLATAKNPGAFAGLVLLTPSPRYLDDGDYRGGFTRLDIDELLDSIESNYLGWSRAMAPVIMGTPERPDLEGELADAFCRTDPQRALAFARATFLSDNRADLARVTVPTVVVECARDTLAPREVGAYCHEQIAGSTLVTLDASGHCPHLSAPEDTAAAIADFALRL
- a CDS encoding DUF4032 domain-containing protein, coding for MAAPELRLRAPRPGLIALPWDRPLADWAAPDVALRDIAVGPSRHLVRFVESDGELWALKELPPRIAGREYGVLSRLEEMGINSVRAAGVVFQPDFDTAILLTRYLVGSWQYRRLFMRLPPDAPKHRARLFDAMATLLVELHRHGVFWGDCSLANTLFSRDGQVLQAFLVDAETSEVHPGLSDGQRAHDIDITVENVGAGLLDMAAKLERPDLQPGFIAEAVGIRDRYEQLWNLLDAKPTFGFADRYRVESTIRKLNELGFAVDEVSLQPVSSGAEDLRLHVAVGDRNFHATQLRRLTGLDVGEGQARILLGDLHAYQGQLCREAGHDVDERTAAQLWVMEVATPTMHRAHRAVGGAGTPIQAYCDLLEVRWLLSERAGQDVGTERALQALARNVVPSESAAQLAVVEVPTEPFSVLDDE
- a CDS encoding ABC transporter ATP-binding protein, whose protein sequence is MAAITMRNIVKKYGDGYPAVNDVSLDIADGEFVILVGPSGCGKSTLLRMIVGLEDITSGDMMIGDKRVNDMAPRDRNLAMVFQNYALYPHLTVFENIAFPLRLAGKLSDDEIRQRVNDAATTLELGEHLDRKPANLSGGQRQRVAMGRAIVREADAFLFDEPLSNLDAKLRGQMRTEILRLQRKLGVTTVYVTHDQTEAMTLGDRVAVLKKGVLQQVASPRELYDQPVNLFVAGFIGSPPMNFVPARVTGNEIELPFATVPLRDEWRGSVEEGKVYIAGIRPGAFEDAEFVDRDKASRGVTFDVEIDVTEWLGNEQYAFVPFEATTEISGQLAELANELDSEQLRTQICVELDPLSRVRSGDKATLWLDSERLHLFDPHSGDNLTRVSHERPREQNPPESRGRHAATAG
- a CDS encoding carbohydrate ABC transporter permease translates to MTKNTKWWTIAGIVIVIYSFVPMLWMISLAFKPPSDIVSGEPSFLPSTVTFDNFAQIFSNPLFTRALINSIGIALVATVISVIIAMFAAYAIARLEFPGKKVLLSLALGIAMFPQAALVGPLFDMWRGLGIYDTWLGLIIPYLTFALPLSIWTMSAFFRQIPWEMEHAAQVDGATQWQAFRKVIVPLAAPGVFTTAILTFFFCWNDFLFAISLTSTDSARTVPAALAFFQGASYFESPVPYIMAASVIVTIPVVILVLVFQRRIVAGLTSGAVKG